The following coding sequences are from one Zalophus californianus isolate mZalCal1 chromosome 5, mZalCal1.pri.v2, whole genome shotgun sequence window:
- the RIOK2 gene encoding serine/threonine-protein kinase RIO2 isoform X2, protein MGKVNVAKLRYMSRDDFRVLTAVEMGMKNHEIVPCSLVASIASLKHGGCNKVLRELVKHKLIAWERTKTVQGYRLTNAGYDYLALKTLSSRQVVGSVGNQMGVGKESDIYIVANEEGQQFALKLHRLGRTSFRNLKNKRDYHKHRHNMSWLYLSRLSAMKEFAYMKALYERKFPVPKPIDYNRHAVVMELINGYPLCQIHHVEDPASVYDEAMELIVKLANHGLIHGDFNEFNLILDKDDHITMIDFPQMVSTSHHNAEWYFDRDVKCIRDFFMKRFGYESELYPTFSDIRREDSLDVEVSASGYTKEMQADDELLHPVGPDDKNIETEDRSEFSYSDEEMSEKGKVCSLENQSDRNSTDETADCCCISSGNLEQIKEDYLSEESADAHSFEIPEFIQALEEIKGQDVDNSSVTECSEEKNKTEYDTRQDGKAGQGGIPMGYEEYEDACPHLIALSSLNREIRPFRDEENTEDIKQYRTRTLSVTSADSVLSCSTIPPMVKQKVKRQLTKQQKSVVRRRLQKGEANIFTKQRRENMQNIKSSLEAANFWGE, encoded by the exons ATGGGGAAAGTGAATGTGGCCAAGTTGCGTTACATGAGCCGGGATGACTTCAGGGTCCTGACCGCG GTTGAAATGGGCATGAAGAACCATGAAATAGTTCCCTGCAGTTTAGTTGCTTCTATAGCCAGCCTTAAACATGGTGGCTGTAATAAAGTTTTAAGAGAATTAGTGAAACATAAACTCATAGCTTGGGAGCGTACCAAAA CTGTCCAGGGCTACCGGCTGACAAATGCAGGCTATGATTACCTAGCTTTGAAAACGCTTTCTTCTAGACAGGTAGTTGGGTCTGTTGGAAACCAGATGGGTGTTGGCAAAGAATCTG ATAtttacattgttgcaaatgaagAAGGGCAGCAATTTGCATTAAAGCTTCACAGATTGGGAAGAACCTCCTTTcgaaatctgaaaaacaaacgtgATTATCATAAACACAGGCATAACATGTCTTGGCTTTATTTATCTCGTCTCTCTGCCATGAAAGAATTTGCCTATATGAAG GCATTGTATGAGAGGAAATTCCCAGTACCAAAACCAATTGATTATAATCGCCATGCAGTGGTCATGGAACTCATAAATGGCTATCCTCT ATGTCAGATACACCATGTTGAAGATCCTGCATCAGTATATGATGAAGCTATGGAACTAATTGTCAAACTTGCAAATCATGGACTGATTCATGgagattttaatgaatttaatctCATTTTGGATAAAGATGACCACATCACCATGATTGACTTTCCACAGATGGTTTCAACTTCTCATCACAATGCTGAATG GTATTTTGACAGAGATGTTAAATGCATTAGAGATTTCTTCATGAAACGTTTTGGCTATGAAAGTGAGCTTTATCCAACTTTTAGTGATATCAG GAGGGAGGACTCTCTTGATGTAGAAGTTTCTGCCAGTGGTTACACAAAGGAAATGCAGGCAGATGATGAACTGCTTCATCCAGTAGGTCCAgatgataaaaatattgaaaCAGAAGACAGGTCTGAATTCTCATATTCTGATGAAGAGAtgtcagagaaaggaaaggtTTGTAGTTTAGAAAATCAGAGTGATCGAAACTCTACAGATGAAACAGCTGACTGCTGTTGCATATCATCTGGAAATCTTGAGCAAATAAAGGAAGATTATTTGTCAGAGGAGAGTGCTGATGCACACAGTTTTGAAATACCTGAATTCATTCAAgctttagaagaaataaaagggcaGGATGTTGACAACAGTTCTGTAACTGAGTGTtctgaggagaaaaacaaaactgaatatgATACCAGGCAAGATGGTAAAGCAGGTCAAGGAGGAATCCCCATGGGCTATGAAGAGTATGAAGATGCGTGCCCACATCTGATTGCCTTATCGTCATTAAACAGAGAAATCAGGCCTTTCAG agatgaagaaaatacagaagatatTAAACAGTACAGAACAAGAACTCTGAGTGTTACTTCTGCGGACAGTGTTCTAAGCTGTTCAACAATTCCTCCG
- the RIOK2 gene encoding serine/threonine-protein kinase RIO2 isoform X1, with product MGKVNVAKLRYMSRDDFRVLTAVEMGMKNHEIVPCSLVASIASLKHGGCNKVLRELVKHKLIAWERTKTVQGYRLTNAGYDYLALKTLSSRQVVGSVGNQMGVGKESDIYIVANEEGQQFALKLHRLGRTSFRNLKNKRDYHKHRHNMSWLYLSRLSAMKEFAYMKALYERKFPVPKPIDYNRHAVVMELINGYPLCQIHHVEDPASVYDEAMELIVKLANHGLIHGDFNEFNLILDKDDHITMIDFPQMVSTSHHNAEWYFDRDVKCIRDFFMKRFGYESELYPTFSDIRREDSLDVEVSASGYTKEMQADDELLHPVGPDDKNIETEDRSEFSYSDEEMSEKGKVCSLENQSDRNSTDETADCCCISSGNLEQIKEDYLSEESADAHSFEIPEFIQALEEIKGQDVDNSSVTECSEEKNKTEYDTRQDGKAGQGGIPMGYEEYEDACPHLIALSSLNREIRPFRDEENTEDIKQYRTRTLSVTSADSVLSCSTIPPEMVKQKVKRQLTKQQKSVVRRRLQKGEANIFTKQRRENMQNIKSSLEAANFWGE from the exons ATGGGGAAAGTGAATGTGGCCAAGTTGCGTTACATGAGCCGGGATGACTTCAGGGTCCTGACCGCG GTTGAAATGGGCATGAAGAACCATGAAATAGTTCCCTGCAGTTTAGTTGCTTCTATAGCCAGCCTTAAACATGGTGGCTGTAATAAAGTTTTAAGAGAATTAGTGAAACATAAACTCATAGCTTGGGAGCGTACCAAAA CTGTCCAGGGCTACCGGCTGACAAATGCAGGCTATGATTACCTAGCTTTGAAAACGCTTTCTTCTAGACAGGTAGTTGGGTCTGTTGGAAACCAGATGGGTGTTGGCAAAGAATCTG ATAtttacattgttgcaaatgaagAAGGGCAGCAATTTGCATTAAAGCTTCACAGATTGGGAAGAACCTCCTTTcgaaatctgaaaaacaaacgtgATTATCATAAACACAGGCATAACATGTCTTGGCTTTATTTATCTCGTCTCTCTGCCATGAAAGAATTTGCCTATATGAAG GCATTGTATGAGAGGAAATTCCCAGTACCAAAACCAATTGATTATAATCGCCATGCAGTGGTCATGGAACTCATAAATGGCTATCCTCT ATGTCAGATACACCATGTTGAAGATCCTGCATCAGTATATGATGAAGCTATGGAACTAATTGTCAAACTTGCAAATCATGGACTGATTCATGgagattttaatgaatttaatctCATTTTGGATAAAGATGACCACATCACCATGATTGACTTTCCACAGATGGTTTCAACTTCTCATCACAATGCTGAATG GTATTTTGACAGAGATGTTAAATGCATTAGAGATTTCTTCATGAAACGTTTTGGCTATGAAAGTGAGCTTTATCCAACTTTTAGTGATATCAG GAGGGAGGACTCTCTTGATGTAGAAGTTTCTGCCAGTGGTTACACAAAGGAAATGCAGGCAGATGATGAACTGCTTCATCCAGTAGGTCCAgatgataaaaatattgaaaCAGAAGACAGGTCTGAATTCTCATATTCTGATGAAGAGAtgtcagagaaaggaaaggtTTGTAGTTTAGAAAATCAGAGTGATCGAAACTCTACAGATGAAACAGCTGACTGCTGTTGCATATCATCTGGAAATCTTGAGCAAATAAAGGAAGATTATTTGTCAGAGGAGAGTGCTGATGCACACAGTTTTGAAATACCTGAATTCATTCAAgctttagaagaaataaaagggcaGGATGTTGACAACAGTTCTGTAACTGAGTGTtctgaggagaaaaacaaaactgaatatgATACCAGGCAAGATGGTAAAGCAGGTCAAGGAGGAATCCCCATGGGCTATGAAGAGTATGAAGATGCGTGCCCACATCTGATTGCCTTATCGTCATTAAACAGAGAAATCAGGCCTTTCAG agatgaagaaaatacagaagatatTAAACAGTACAGAACAAGAACTCTGAGTGTTACTTCTGCGGACAGTGTTCTAAGCTGTTCAACAATTCCTCCG